One Xyrauchen texanus isolate HMW12.3.18 chromosome 44, RBS_HiC_50CHRs, whole genome shotgun sequence DNA segment encodes these proteins:
- the LOC127636561 gene encoding katanin p60 ATPase-containing subunit A-like 1, producing the protein MNLTEICDNAKKGREYALLGNYDSSMVYYQGVIQQIHKHCQSLRDPALKVKWQQVRQELAEEYEQVKSIVNTLEGFKVDKPVGFPNTQPEESPRDPEIWPPPMPAEHRAPAQVKKPITVSKPQRKDSPGVQHRGHVGRGQPNVKSDRPNTRDGRGYKAKDEKSKKNAQEGVGDGEQRKFDGTGYDNDLVDALERDIVSRNPNIHWDDIADLEDAKKLLREAVVLPMWMPDFFKGIRRPWKGVLMVGPPGTGKTMLAKAVATECGTTFFNVSSSTLTSKYRGESEKLVRLLFEMARFYAPTTIFIDEIDSICGRRGTSDEHEASRRVKSEVLVQMDGVGGAQESDDPSKMVMVLAATNFPWDIDEALRRRLEKRIYIQLPTAKGRAELLKINLREVDVASDVDLTIIAEKIEGYSGADITNVCRDASMMAMRRRIQGLTPEEIRALSKDELQMPVTMEDFELALKKISKSVSAADLEKYESWMSEFGSV; encoded by the exons ATGAATCTGACTGAAATTTGCGACAATGCTAAGAAAGGAAGAGAATATGCATTACTGGGGAACTATGACTCATCAATGGTGTACTATCAAGGTGTTATACAGCAGATTCATAAGCACTGCCAGTCGCTCAGAGATCCTGCCCTCAAAGTCAAATGGCAGCAA GTTCGGCAGGAGCTGGCAGAGGAATATGAGCAGGTGAAAAGCATCGTAAACACCCTGGAGGGTTTTAAGGTGGACAAACCAGTTGGTTTCCCCAACACTCAGCCTGAAGAGAGCCCAAGGGATCCTGAAATCTGGCCTCCCCCGATGCCAGCTGAGCACAG AGCACCTGCGCAGGTGAAAAAGCCAATCACTGTCTCAAAACCCCAGAGGAAAGACTCACCTGGAGTGCAGCATCGTGGTCATGTGGGGAGGGGTCAGCCGAACGTCAAATCAGATAGGCCAAACACCCGTGATGGACGTGGATATAAAGCTAAAGATGAAAAA AGTAAGAAGAATGCCCAAGAAGGAGTTGGTGATGGGGAACAGAGGAAGTTTGATGGCACAGGCTATGACAACGATCTGGTGGACGCACTGGAGAGGGATATCGTGTCCAGGAATCCCAATATTCACTG GGATGACATAGCAGATCTAGAAGATGCAAAGAAACTGTTGAGAGAGGCTGTGGTCCTGCCTATGTGGATGCCAGACTTCTTCAAGGGGATCCGTCGCCCATGGAAG GGAGTGCTGATGGTGGGGCCTCCAGGCACAGGGAAGACCATGTTGGCCAAAGCCGTTGCCACTGAATGTGGCACAACCTTTTTCAACGTGTCGTCCTCCACGCTTACCTCAAAGTACAGAGGAGAATCTGAGAAACTAGTGCGGCTGCTGTTTGAAATG GCTCGTTTTTATGCCCCCACAACAATATTTATTGATGAAATCGACTCTATTTGCGGGAGACGGGGCACATCAGATGAACATGAAGCCAGTCGCAGAGTAAAATCAGAAGTACTGGTACAGATGGACG GAGTAGGAGGTGCTCAAGAGAGTGATGATCCCTCTAAAATGGTAATGGTACTGGCTGCAACTAACTTCCCCTGGGACATTGATGAGGCCCTAAGGAGAAGACTGGAAAAGAGAATCTACATTCAACTACCCACTG CTAAAGGACGGGCCGAACTGTTAAAGATCAACCTTAGGGAAGTTGACGTGGCTTCTGATGTGGATCTCACCATCATCGCTGAAAAAATCGAGGGTTATTCAGGAGCTGACATCACCAACGTCTGCAG GGATGCATCAATGATGGCGATGAGACGGAGGATCCAGGGTCTCACTCCAGAGGAGATCAGGGCTCTTTCTAAAGATGAGCTGCAGATGCCAGTCACGATGGAGGACTTTGAGCTTGCTCTCAAAAAGATCTCAAAATCCGTCTCTGCTGCTGACCTGGAGAAATACGAGTCTTGGATGTCTGAGTTTGGATCTGTTTGA